Proteins encoded by one window of Arabidopsis thaliana chromosome 2, partial sequence:
- a CDS encoding LURP-one-like protein (DUF567) (Protein of unknown function (DUF567); CONTAINS InterPro DOMAIN/s: Protein of unknown function DUF567 (InterPro:IPR007612); BEST Arabidopsis thaliana protein match is: Protein of unknown function (DUF567) (TAIR:AT5G20640.1); Has 302 Blast hits to 301 proteins in 15 species: Archae - 0; Bacteria - 2; Metazoa - 0; Fungi - 0; Plants - 300; Viruses - 0; Other Eukaryotes - 0 (source: NCBI BLink).) yields MKAVVSKLYCSSMEEVMVVRRRPHVVNGGGFVVTDYKEKIVFKIDGCGVLGTKGELVLRDSDGNDLLLIHKKGGVVQALSIHNKWKGYSYDYQGSPKPVFTLRDPKHSCFSITSSIRISVGPGNCYFDVKGYFPDRDCSIVDSKGNVIAQVKEWIGSRDIYKVVTKPSVDKAFVFGVIAVLDYIYGESTSC; encoded by the exons ATGAAAGCAGTGGTGAGCAAGTTGTATTGTTCCTCGATGGAGGAAGTGATGGTGGTGAGACGACGGCCACACGTGGTTAACGGCGGTGGCTTTGTGGTGACAgattacaaagaaaagataGTTTTCAAGATCGACGGTTGTGGAGTTCTTGGAACCAAAGGAGAGTTAGTTCTCAGAGATAGTGATGGCAACGATTTGCTTCTCATCCACAAAAAG GGAGGAGTGGTGCAGGCTTTGAGCATTCATAACAAGTGGAAAGGTTATAGTTACGACTACCAAGGAAGTCCTAAACCGGTTTTCACGTTGAGGGATCCCAAACACTCTTGCTTCTCCATAACCAGTTCAATCCGCATCTCGGTTGGACCGGGGAATTGCTACTTTGATGTTAAAGGGTATTTCCCGGATAGGGATTGTAGCATCGTTGATTCCAAAGGAAATGTCATTGCACAAGTAAAAGAATGGATTGGGAGTAGAGATATATATAAGGTGGTGACAAAACCAAGTGTGGataaagcttttgtttttggagtaATCGCGGTTCTTGACTATATATATGGTGAATCTACAAGTTGTTGA
- the SDG11 gene encoding SET domain protein 11 (SET domain protein 11 (SDG11); FUNCTIONS IN: zinc ion binding, histone-lysine N-methyltransferase activity; INVOLVED IN: chromatin modification; LOCATED IN: nucleus; CONTAINS InterPro DOMAIN/s: SET domain (InterPro:IPR001214), SRA-YDG (InterPro:IPR003105), Pre-SET domain (InterPro:IPR007728); BEST Arabidopsis thaliana protein match is: SU(VAR)3-9 homolog 3 (TAIR:AT1G73100.1); Has 2906 Blast hits to 2667 proteins in 280 species: Archae - 0; Bacteria - 89; Metazoa - 1281; Fungi - 322; Plants - 960; Viruses - 0; Other Eukaryotes - 254 (source: NCBI BLink).) produces MGLVGLHSGTIDMEFIGVEDHGDEEGKQIAVSVISSGKNADKTEDPDSLIFTGFGGTDMYHGQPCNQKLERLNIPLEAAFRKKSIVRVVRCMKDEKRTNGNIYIYDGTYMITNRWEEEGQNGFIVFKFKLVREPDQKPAFGIWKSIQNWRNGLSIRPGLILEDLSNGAENLKVCLVNEVDKENGPALFRYVTSLIHEVINNIPSMVDRCACGRRSCGSKHVFREKLSVSSSLVISAKKSGNVARFMNHSCSPNVFWQSIAREQNGLWCLYIGFFAMKHIPPLTELRYDYGKSRGGGKKMCLCRTKKCCGSFG; encoded by the coding sequence ATGGGTCTAGTGGGGCTCCATTCAGGCACCATTGACATGGAGTTTATAGGAGTTGAAGATCACGGGGACGAGGAGGGTAAACAGATTGCAGTTAGTGTCATCTCTTCAGGGAAAAATGCTGACAAAACCGAAGATCCCGATTCATTAATATTTACCGGGTTTGGTGGTACGGACATGTATCATGGACAACCATGTAATCAGAAACTTGAGAGGTTGAATATTCCACTAGAAGCCGCTTTTCGGAAGAAAAGTATTGTGAGAGTGGTTAGATGTATGAAGGATGAAAAAAGGACAAATGgtaatatttacatatatgatGGAACATATATGATTACTAATAGGTGGGAAGAGGAAGGTCAAAATGGGTTCATAGTGTTTAAATTCAAATTGGTGAGAGAGCCTGATCAAAAACCCGCTTTCGGTATTTGGAAATCGATACAGAATTGGAGGAATGGTTTGAGTATAAGACCAGGTCTTATCCTTGAAGATCTCTCTAATGGAGCTGAGAATCTAAAGGTTTGTTTGGTGAATGAAGTTGACAAGGAGAATGGTCCTGCCTTGTTTAGGTATGTCACTTCACTTATACATGAAGTAATCAATAATATTCCATCGATGGTTGATCGTTGCGCTTGTGGACGTAGATCATGTGGTTCAAAACATGTATTCAGAGAAAAGCTTAGTGTGTCATCGTCATTGGTGATTAGTGCAAAGAAGTCAGGTAATGTGGCTCGATTTATGAACCATAGTTGCTCACCCAACGTGTTTTGGCAGTCTATTGCTCGTGAACAAAATGGTTTATGGTGTCTTTACATTGGCTTTTTTGCAATGAAACATATTCCTCCATTAACGGAGTTGAGATATGATTATGGAAAATCTAGAGGTGGTGGGAAGAAGATGTGTCTATGTAGAACGAAGAAATGTTGTGGTTCATTTGGATAa